One window from the genome of Nicotiana tomentosiformis chromosome 5, ASM39032v3, whole genome shotgun sequence encodes:
- the LOC138892827 gene encoding uncharacterized protein, with amino-acid sequence MPTGKLAKWQILLSEFDIIYVTQKAVKGQALADHLAENPEDGEYEPLKMYFPDEEVSFIGEDITEAYEGWRMFFDGATNFKGVGIRVVLVSEIGQHYPVSAKLRFPCTNNMAEYETCILGLKLSIDMNVQELLVMGDSDLLIHQVLGEWATKNTKILPYLYCVQELIKRFTKIEFKHVPRIQNEFADALATLSSLIQHPDKNFINPIPIGIHKQPAYCDHVEEESDVNP; translated from the coding sequence atgcctacgggaaagttagcaaaatggcagatattactaagtgagttcgacatcatctatgtaactcagaaggcggtcAAAGGACAAGCGTTGGCAgatcatttggcagaaaatcctgaagacggagaatacgaacccttgaaaatgtattttcctgaCGAGGAAGTATCATtcataggagaagatatcactgaaGCATATGagggttggagaatgttctttgatggagctacaaacttcaaaggagtgggtatcagAGTTGTCTTAGTGTCAGAAATAGGCcaacactatccagtatccgcaaaactcagattTCCATGTactaacaatatggcagaatatgagacCTGCATCTTAGGACTCAAGTTATccattgacatgaatgttcaggaaTTGCTGGTGATGGGAGATTCCGACCTTTTGATACATCAAgttttaggagaatgggctacaaagaataccaaaatattgccatatttgtactgtgtacaagagctgatcaagaggttcacgaagatagagtttaaaCATGTTCCGAGGATtcaaaatgagttcgcagatgcattggccactttgtcttccttgatacaacacccagacaagaacttcatcaatcctatcccaataggaattcataaacaaCCGGCTTATTGTgatcatgttgaagaagaaagtgaCGTGAATCCTTGA